The Astatotilapia calliptera chromosome 22, fAstCal1.2, whole genome shotgun sequence region CTGTCTCATTATGCTAAACAGAATAATGGCTCAAGATAAAAACTAATTTCACAGCCGTCTTCATCAGACTCCATTTATAGGTAACCTGATGACAAACAAGCAAGAAGAATCTGAACTTTGCTTTAAGCGGTGGGGGGAGAAGGCCACTTTCacttttcctctctgtctcttcgGCGATGACTTCAGTGAAAGGCACGATCAGGGAAGCCATCCCAGCAGGTGCCCTAGGCCGTTTTACAGGGGTTAATGTTCCTCTGAGACGTGTCATTGTTGTTGCTGTACAGGAGAACAGTGATGGCTTTTCAGGGTGGCAGGCTGAGGCAGGGAGGGATGGGAGGATTGCTTGTAGCTCAATGCAGGTAGATAATTGGTGACAGAAAATGTCTCAGTGGAAACGGTGATGACAAATAGGAGTACTCATAAGCCTAGTGCAATATCATCAGGCACGCGCGTGTAGATTGTGCAGGCTCCAAACCCACGCAAATAAACCACAAGAGAAAGCTGCTGTGTAGCTACAGGAGGTACACCAGTGTAACACAGCAGCATTAGAATACCATATACACACACTGAGGTAATTCTCTAGCATATACACTACTCTACACATTACCTTGCTTGGTGTAAGTATTCTGATTTGGCCTCAGTTAAGTACTAATTGTTACCAGATGGTTATGTCTTCAACCAATATATACATCTAGCATTGAAATTTAAACCCCGTCCTTGCTCACATCACGCCATTTACAGTGTGAAAATCTTTGCAACGGTTATGTGAATAGTGAGCAACCTGAGGTGCCCTCCAATCAAATTTTCCCCTCTCCACTTTCTGACAAGTGGAGGAGACATTCAGTGCCCCCCGTAATGAATTCCCACTAGCTCACTGTTTGCTCCTGGCAACACGCTCCCCATTTCTATTAGCCCTCCACAGAGTCAGTGGGAGGTGAACGAAGGGTTCAGGACCAGGAGGAATGGGGGGGGGATAAAAGAGAGCGCGGAGAGATGGGAAGTGAATATCAGATCTTGGAAAAAAGATGCAGGGGGAGCAAGATTATTGAAAAGCAGGTGAAATGCTTAACATAAGGCTAATGGTCATTTCCTCTGTGACTGGGCCGTAAGAGTGACACCTTATTGAGTGGAAATCAGCtctacacacgcacacacctacACCTGTTTTCCCACTAGcttatttcagcttttccctCTCAAACCCTCTCCAAAATACATCTTCCAGTCTCTCTTCCTATTCGCCATTGTAAACAAGGATTAATTGGAAGAGGAAAAACCACCAGGTCTCAGTCTGTACTATGTAACATCCCTGTTTTTCTAATGAAGTACAATCAAGTTTAAATCATGAAAACTTCATAGTTAACTTCAAGCACCACACTCATCTTACCATTAATCAAATCTAGATTTAACCATAAGTTTGAAGAaagaatagtttaaaaaaaaaaataggaaattgCACaacttgaacacacacacacacacacacacacacacacacacacacacacacacacacacacacacactgttcagcAAGCTGTTGCCTTTCCACCCTATTGTTAGCAAAGTTCCTTTTCCTGCTGTGTGTTGTTTCTAATTAGACCAAGACAAccagctgtcacacacacacacacacacacacacacacacactttttgccGGGTGGCCAGTTTGCCCACAGGACTCACCCTTGAGAATTTAGCCTACGGGAAGTCAAGTAAGCACAGGTGAACCGTGTGTTTTGTAGACTGCGTGAGGCGTGTATATGTTTATTTGAGAAATTTCAGTAGTGCACAATTTATTTCTCACTTTCTCACCACCCATTTTTGAGCACATGAATATATAGAGAGAAACTCACATTTAACTGTTATATTTCCATTCAGCAACCTCCCTATTCTGTAGAATAAAGACCAGAGTACAACCAGCATTTATGAATTATATAAAAACCATTTGTTCCCAGAGTGCTACACTTCTACACAAAAACTTTCTGGTCTCTTTGGTTGTTTGGCAACAGTAAATGAAACCTGTCACTCAATATCAGTCAATCTTGGTCATTTATTTGTGTActtcatttaatttctttttatctaTTTCATGTGTTTTAGGTAAGCAAGACTACAAAAAGACAAAGTCGGTTTTGAAAGCAACACGGCTGAAAGCTGAAGCGAAGAAGAATTCCTCTGGATTCAGGGTGAGACTTGGTTTCTGTTTAGGACTACTGAAGCCTTTATCTATATGTATTCTACagtttgtatatatgtatatccaCACTTAAATGTCTGTCCTGGTACAATTGTGGTTCTGCTTATCTATGTAAGATTTGCTAGCCAACTTTTCCCATGCTCCTTTTTGTAttaagtttttatatttatattatttattccaGACTCTTCACACTGTCTTATTGAAAGAAGTTACTCTAGGTCTTCAGGGAATATAATAATCCATAGTAGATCTTCACATAATTATGTGCTGTTCTATTCTTTTAAGATCCCTGCTGCTTTGCTAAAGAAGGTATGCTAGTGTCCTTCATAGATTGTGTGTAAAATAGTGCTTTTCTTTAACAAAAAGAGGAGATATAAAACACAAAGGTGGTCTTATCCTTTCAATGGCAAAGGAGGGGCAACAGGAAGGTGGGTGAAAAGAGGAAAATACAGTATGCAGATGAAAGAAGATGAAATGGATAGAGCAGGTAATGCTAAAGTAAAAGGAGGTCAAGAGATTTGGAGCCAATGACGGGCAAGGCTGAGACGTGTAGAGAGGAGGGAACATGGATCTATTGGCcaaaggatgctgaagatggaacaagaagaaaagaggaagaccaaaaagaacattttgggATATGAGTGGCcctgcagagggttggtgtgacagaagaggatgctagcATCAGGgcgagatggaggcagatgatctgctgtggcgcctcctaaagggagcagccaagAGAAGAAGACGATTGAAATCACAGATTCCATGAGAGGAACTtttataactttatttttttagtgaAACTCAATTGAAAGACGTCATTACAGTAACATTCAGTATTAGTCCTTGAACACTTATTGTCCTTTGTTACACTGACAAGTTCTGCTTACAGGACATTAAAAGCCAAAATGTTTCACTTCCTGATTAAGCCTCAGTTGCTACGAAGTGGGCAGAGATGAACAAATCACAATGAGGATTAAACACTGGGTGAAATGGTCAGGTTTTAAAATATGCATCTCTTAGACATGCAGGGCCTCATTAAACACGTCTTTAATCCAATTAGATTAGTCCATATCTTGAAATATTGATATTGGTCATGAATAATTCATGTTTTTCATGCCCAAGATGAGTGGAATTTTCAGAGGTTGGATTAAAAATACCTCTGGGACGAGGATATTAAACTGTCTTAGACCTCTTGGCCCCGAGTTCGATTGAAATTCAGCCCAAATGTAATGGATATTTGGTCACGCTTGCTTTCCCATCAAGTCCTTTTAGCGTGATATGAAGTTGAAGAAGTGATTTTTACACAGCTCTCTGATGACAGTAgaaagcctctctctctctctctctctctctctctctctctctctctctctctctctctctctctctctctctctctctctctctctctctctctctctctctctctctctctctctctctctctctctctctctctctctctctctctctctctctctctctctctctgaaccTTTGGTTGACAGCAAAGATTTGGCTGGAATTTTTAGGGCTGGTTTGGATGTTGGGGCATGTTGtctgcttctcttctcttctcttctcttctcttctcttctccatATTCCTGGTTGAGATGCTGCTCTCAGATGCAGCTGGCACCTCAGAAGGGCCAACAGACATGCGGGCACAGAGAATCTGACAGCTGCCAGGGCAGGCTGTCTCGGGGCTGTCCTGGTAACGGGGCAGTCTGGATGAGTTGGCAGAGAGAAAGGATGGAGACACTGTGGTGGAGAAAGTGAGAGAAGGAGAACTTCTGTTCCCACCATAGTGCTGAGTTGTCTgggttgctttaaaaaaaaaaaaagaaagaaagaaaggaaaaacaacccaaaaaccaGCCACCTGCTGTATCCATGCAGGTCCTTATACACAGGTTGAGTCACAGTGTGTTTACGGAAGTAACAACTTGTTGCCAGAACACAAGTCTTTGCCTCTTCCAAAGAGTGAATGGTATGTGGTAATGacagcagagagggagaaactGGCAGGAAGTGCAGTCTGCAGCCTCTCCTCAGGTTGCCTAGAGAAGAAGCAGCGCCTTCAAAGTAGCTCCAGCACATTATCTTGCAGCAGAGGAAACGAGCCTGCTGCCTTGTCTAATTGGCACACTAGCCTTCTGTTCAGTTCTGCACTGTTTTCCCTCAGTCTTATTTAGCCGCTGAGCCTAGGAAGTTGTGGTAGagtgggtggggtggggtttCTTATGGAATTGGCAGAGGATGGAGACGACAGATAATGATGGGTATCTTCCATCTGTCATTTGTGAATGTGTGCTGTGTGGCGAGCGAGATCCTATAGATCCACAAGTATtagttttttggacatttttgCCTCTTTGTGACAGGAGCAGGTGGGTCAGGACGCAGGTGAGGATTTGAACCATGGATACAGCTTCATATCTTGAgttgttttagtgtttttgaaATTACATCCTATTTTTCTATACAGTATTTGGCATTTCTTATGTTTGTACAACTATAACTCACGTCAAGAAGCTCCAACTTTTGTTTTAACGGGGCAGATTCGAGTAACTGAAGCAGTAATTGGTGAAATGCCCGAATCAGTGCTGTTAGAGAAAAGCTCAAGGTTGTGTTGGGCGCTTTGTGGccttttgttctatttaatggtgctgctgtttatttctaacATGACAGTGGCACATTCGagcttttaaactttaaacttgtTTCCATTTCAGCATGGGGATGTAACAGCAGAGATGTTGTAATCAATTTACTCTTTGGCCAAATTAAAGTGAAATTTATTCATAGTTACCatatctgccttttttttttttttaaaagcaaataagcaCCAAGTATAAAAcgtcattattttcctgcatCGCTGAATTGAATGCATGTGATGTAGTCTGCTGCAACGTCACTGCACGGCTTCGTTCAGTCATGTTAGCAACTTGTGGCTCAccattttacataaataaaacatattccCTCTGCTGAACATCTGCATCACACTCAGAGCACATTGTCAGAAAAAGGATGGGTGAAAGTGTGACGCTTGCAGcccttttttaaaccacagctCTGAACTACATCCAGAGCAGCTTATGTGTGCAACACCATGAGTTACCATGGCAATCTGGAAGAGAGAGCTACCTTTGTGACCTTTAAAACTGGCTTTAGGCTCAGCATCCTTCACTAACCTTAACTCTGTAGCTTTCCACCCCTCTGGACCCTTGGACGCTGTGGTAagcattttttgggtttttttttgtttgttttgttttgtttttactctaaTAGATGACGTGATTAAATTCAGCAAAATTATCAATAGATTTGCAGCTTTGCAACAGAGTGAATGTGGTCTGAAGGCAGGAGAATCTATTCTGGTGGTGATGGAGAATCGATTGCTCAACAAAGGAAACTAATATATCTACAAAAATTAACTAGAAATTTCAATGTAATCGGTCAGAAAACGTAACACTTTAATGGTTGATTGTTTGTTGCTGTGGCTGGTATGGATGAGACCTGCTTACTAACTGTGCTCCAAATGCACCGACGGTTGTGTGGCTCTCACAAGCTGCCACCCACATACAGCCCCAGACACACCGACTCTAACCTGCTTAGCACATGGGAACATACAAACAGACGTACACACACGTGTGCGTGCACAAACAAACCCAGGAGGAGAATAAAAGTCGGACCAGATGAGGGGATGTCTGCTGAGCTATGGCTTGTCGCCAGGGTGATGGGGACTTGGCTCCCAGCATGCCGAGTGTGCTGCAGCTGCCGCCAGTGCTGAGAGAACCACacgatgaagatgatgatgtgtTTGGGCCCCATCCAGAGGTCTCCATCAAAATGTGGGCagagaggctgtgtgtgtgtgtgtgtgtgtgtgtgtgtgtgtgtgtgtgtgtgtgtgtgtgtgtgtgtgtgtgtgtgtgtgtgtgtgtgtgtgtgtgtgtgtgtgtgtgtgtgtgtaagcacatAAATGTATTTGTGAGACAAGGCAAGAGTCAACGCAGTGGGCTACTCTTCTCGAAAACAATGATCTCAATCAAATGCAGGTGCTTTCTCCAATTCGAGTGTTTTCACTGAAACCCCTCCAGCTTGTTTTTATAGACAAGTCACTGTAACCAGCTGTTCTCTTTATCTCTGAGACCTGATGCAAAGAAGGGGAAGAAACCTGAATTgtaattgttttttgtgtgtctccAGCAATTCAATAAAATGCTTACCTATGTCAGAAAcacaatgttttctttgtgataTTCTCGACAGAATTACAAACGCTTCTCTTTgttgtgcttctttttcttttcttttttttttttttcaaagctgcCACAGAACACacgaaaaagcagaaaacaatcaAGCCTCGGTGATTTGATAACAGTTCTCTTTTCTCCGAGGCCTAAGCAAAATAGAAAAGTAAATCAAGCGGTGGAAGCCTGGCGGTTAATATATGAAACTAAAGTGCATGAAATTTAAAAGTTTTCCAATTAAGCTAGGACTTTAAGCTGTTTGGAGGCTGCTGGGATTCAGATAAATGTGGGCTGAGGCTAATGAAGACCAATGCTGCTGATGACTAGGCAATACAACATGTACACAGATAGCTGTGGATGCTGTGACGCCTTTTAATTGTCACCCCCATCGCCTTCGTCAGAGAGGAATTATTATTAGCCCCCCACCACCCCTCATTTGTGCCGAGCTTTATCTCTCACTTGTTTTCTATTTCATTCTCACtccctttttttattatttatttatttttctatcattttctctctgcagtTTGGCTCATTGACTGATTGTTTTTGTAGTCtgccatgtgtgtatgtgcagtaTAAGGGAATCGTTGAACTGATGTTTTATCAGATTGTCCTATAGTTTTGTTGtttcaattttttaaaagtgtcttTTAGGATGACTAAGCttatcttattttcttttttagtgcTTTATGCCCGTCTTTAACCTTGCATCAGCCTCTTTCATGAACAGGTGGATTTTGTTAAATTTAGTTTTTCCCTGAAGTCTTTTTATAAATCTATAAATGGAAAACTGAATTTATTAACATTTGCAAagatttgagattttttttgtaacactTGCCACGTcaccttttgttgttttggcccagtttgcaatttaaaactcatttccacactcaaatatttctttttgaaTAACCTCCAATCAGACTGTACTCTGTGCTCTTTTAAAGCTCTCCAAGCTCTCCAGTGTTGATTAGAAAGTTTGCTGCTAATGAGTTCTCTTGATAAAGAATAACTGGCATTGTTCAATACTCTGAGTGCCCCTAATGAAACTCCAGCTGATGAAGATTGTAATCGTGTGAGCACCACATAATGAACAAGCGCTCCTAATTCCCATTTTCAAGTTGAATACCACTCCTTTGGAAAGCCTCAATTTGTTTGACAATTAACCAAtagaaaatctaaaaaaataaaaaaataggccATTTTGTAGAAGAAAGTTTAACTTTTCAGTAAAAATGGAGAGACgaaaaaagtgaaagtggaGCCTGACTGcaaatagatttttattttatttttttaaatgctgcagcCACTTGGTACCCGGCTTCTGAAATGTGATGCtgcaatgtgttgttttttttttttttttttttttttttttcatagatgTTGCTTCAATTTTACCTACCAGCACCTAATTATTACATATTGTGCCTGGTACTCTTTGCACCTccatgtgagagagagagagagagagagagagagagagagagctttacgcattcagtcatccacccattcacacacaggtgatggcaagctacattgtagccacagctgccctggggcgcactgacagaggcgaggctgccggacactggcgccaccgggccctctgaccaccaccagtaggcaacgggtgaaatgtcttgcccaaggacacaacgaccgagactgtcggagccggggctcgaaccggcaaccttctgattacaaaacgaactgccaactcttgaaccACGGTCGCCCCAGTAGGGCGATAAGTAATTTAGTTTGAGTttgtttaacagaaaaaaatgttgtacTTATGAGTATATATCCCATTGGTATGTTATTGGGTCTTTCATCAATTGATGCAGTCTCATAAACTTACAGTTAATCCATTGAAAATTCATAGGAGTGAGTGGCACAGTGTTGCCCAGTTATCTTGAATACAGTGGCTGAGATGGATGGACACCGCAGTTCTGCCTAATCgtgttttatgtatgtggcTAGAAACTGGCCACAAGCATAGTACACTTTATATGGTACTTTAAAATCACatataagcttttttttttttttttttttttttttttttaaactgtatatgaCCATTCAACTCTTTCTCATtatctctttctcctcctccatcagTCCTTTCTCTCCTCCCTCATTTCTAACTCCTCTCCTGAATTGAAGTCAGGTCTTTAACCCATGCAAAAGTGAATAAACATGCGTATTTAGTCCTGATATTGACAGTGACAGTTActgtcagcagattagacatgAGACCCTCCCGTCACAGGACAGCTGACGAGCTGTCAACGACGACAACAACTGATTTCAAGCTAATAGTTTGATTAGTTGAGGTAAACGGTGGCCTGACAGTCTGCGCTCACTACAGATGAACGGCAGCCAGAGTTTGtcctaaaaaaatgtgttttttttccatattgtCCAGCCCTAATCATCAGTCCCCTAAACCAAATTTTGTTTTAAGTTGTGATCATATATAAAATAGTTACTTATTATTTTCGAGTTGTTATGTATTCTTAAGTTTTTCTAGCTCGATTGCTTAAATACTGGAGTAAAATGTACattgtaataaaaatacatagtggattggatttttttatttttttttataaagtaagTAGTGTTTCACATTAGTGGTATTACCTAATTATGAGAAGTGATTTCTATTGGTACAGTTCTTTTAcgatttcaaatgtttttatagaAATATTTTGTTAGCATATTTTCTGCAGGGCTAGCGTGTACGCGTCGTGTATATAACAAcacaaaattcaaattaaaaaataaaagaagaagctgtttgACACTGTCAATGTGAAGCTGTGGAGGATTTTCAACTGCTTCCAGTTTACGTTTCTggtttaaatatgaaaacagatACAAATTCATATATTATTATGACATCcacagatgatgatgataatagcTTTGTTTGCTCCTCTGTAgtaatttttttccctcccagtTTAATATCTGAAACTAAAATGTAATTGCTGTAGTTAGATTTGCCCTTTTATGCACATCAGTAGAACTGTGAGCGAGAGTTTAAATATTTGTGGTTttcaaaacaagcaaagaaaacaacaaatcttTATTCACATGCGGTGAATTCAGATGAAAAGAAAGGCATTAGAGGCTTGGCAAATACAGACgtaacacaaataaataagcaCAACAATTATGAAACACTGCAATGACATTCAAACAAAGCAGACATTCATGAGTGTAAAGACAGACTCGGGATTtgggcagaaaaataaaaaaatgctcacaagaacattttgaatatatttttaaacctttGCTTTCTCCTCAGGATGCGTTCCTGGTCATCGCGGCAATCCTGTTCTTCGTGCTCTGCGTGTACGCCTTCTTCTACCTTAACCTGAGCACCGAGATTAACCTGGACGTGGACGTGGATTAATAGGAGGTGGACAGTGGACCAAATACTTGGCTTCTCTGTTTTATGCACATGGGCGAATTGGTTAACGCAAACTGCCGTTTAGTTTCGCAGTTTTTTGGGGCTTTTGTTCgggttttttccccacatttcgTTGGTGACGTGCAGACTGTGAACACACTATGAAAAGACACATTACTGCATATCACACAGTCaagtttcagggttttttttaagacaaagGTTTTGGAATTGAtcaaacagaaatattttgatATTTCTTTCTGCAATGAATTTTTTCAATCTAATGACTCTCCAATGtaaaaccttcttttttttttttttaatgtgaatttaAGCCAACTAGAGTAAAGCATTTAAACGACGGTGACCTCCTGCTTGACATCTACCTTCTGTAAAGAAAGTTAGCATCCTTTTACACAACTGATCCGAGCCACAGTGGAGACTAAGCTTCGTTAGTCATATTCAGCAGAGTCACGTCCCACTGTTTTCACCGCTAATAGAAAAATGTAAATCTCCCGCCGAAGCTCTCGTCACATCGAGACAAACACTCGCCTCACATTCCAGTGCACAAACCTCTCCTCCTGGATATCTGGAGATCACAAAGTGTGAGATTAGAATCCACAAAGCCCTTGTCCTGATTGAACATGTGTGCAGAATACAGAATAACACGTTGCCCGACTTACGTTGTGGAGGCAGACATCCTCAGGGTAAGCACACAAATATGATTGGGTTCATCAGATTGAATGTAAATTGTGGAGATAATTGATGGCTGACGTGACACAAGCCTGCGTCTTTTTTCcttataaaaaacaacaacactatttTCATTCCATCTTGTGTGCATTGTATTCTGTAAAATGTGATATGTCTGTATAGAAAGGGATATGAAGGACTGTCAGTGCTTCTTTTTTCTACTGCTTCCCTCTGTGCCTGAGGCCTGCACGCTGCAatcatttcagttcaagtgcTTCCACTGTTTGAGAGATCATTTGTTAGCAGAAGCACAGAGTCAGTAGCTTTTTATTATCTTCATATAAATTTAATGGAATTCTTTTggtttaaaattgtatttttcagatttttttgcgCAGAAAGGGCAATACTGTCATCTATAAGGTTTTTATAGAAAATGAAGTTTTGCATAGTGCATACAAGACCAATACCAAATACATATCAGTGCTTTAAGTTTATTCCAGCATGTTTGTATTTCAGAAACGCTCTGGGGAGGGACGAGTCATGTCTGCTGCTGATATGATTCCTGAAATGTGAGATAGATTTTGAGCTTTCAGTTTTTGCcttttctccccttttctcCCATGACCTTCTGACCTCTAGTAAAAGACCACATGTCAAAGAAACCATTATGATGAGCATGCACCCGCGCCCTCACTCGGAGGCTTTTATCTCGCCTTGATACGTCCGAGCTCCCTCCCCCAACACCATGAGCCTCCCACATGTGTAACAATAGATAGCCGGGTCTAATAGACCTTCATACATGACACCTGTTATCTGAAAGGTCACCATTACCAACTACAAGAGCCTTGACATCAGCACAATAGAAAGGATCTCGCTGCCCAACCCGTGTATTCAGACCTGTGTTTGGAAAGATCTTTTTTCATAACAGTACGGTGGTTTGTTCTGTTGTCGAGTACATCTGTTAAATAAACATCTTAAagtgtgctttttttaaatgaatcaatcGTGTGATTCTTTGTGACATGAATTATCTTTCTGCTTTTGTTGGAGTTTTTCGTATGTAATTTTAGGGTGTAATATATGTTTATCGACGATATCCGTGATATATTAACCacaatctttaaaaaacaaatgatatCATGTGGAAATACAAGAGATATTACCATAGCATGAATGATCACTATCCTTTGTTATCTTATTGTATGCATTTGTACATTTACGGTTACAGACTATTTGATAAATAAAATTTCACATTTCTACCTACCATCAATGTCACCTCCTACCTACACAACAAAAAGCGGTGGCATATAAGGTTAAGTACAGACCACCCCAGAGGCTTTTATTGCTGTAAGAAGGTGATTGTAAttgcatttattaatttaaataagagaaatgtttccatttaAACACAATCAAAATAACAGCTGATCAGACAGTGTGTACTTTAGATGAATCATATGCATTAGAACCAGTGATGTTTTATATTTCTTATCTCCAGAGGTTTATATTCAGCTGTTAAATGTATGTGTAGTCATTACTTTGAGTCTTAAAagttaatgaataaaaaaatcctAGCGTCGATTTACTTTTATGGAGTAAAAGCTGccattatttctttttagattGGTTTAATTCCCAGCTATAAACAACAGTGTTCTCTCCGTAATGGGTTATTAAATTGTATTGACTATGTGTGGAGTGCTCTTCTGGTCATGTCAAGGCTATTTGCATGCCACTGGATTGAGCCGCGGAGGCAGTCAGAGATGCTACAGTATAATGGCGAGAGAACAGCGGCAAAAGGACATGACTGTGACATCCGTGTCATGTGACGTGTCACTCCTAATCGAGGGTGTTCACTGAGTTGTGCTTGCACAGGAAATTAATCAGGCATTAGGGCTTTATGAGCATTTAACATGACCTTTCCAGCTTTCCACGGGAGTTGAAAGCACTGAAATTTTTACCTACCATCCTGTGACAAATGAGCTCGACGCTTCGTGCCCAAACTCTGCTCATTAGTCATGTACGGTATGTCACCAAGAGCAATTATACTTAGCCTGAAACTCACATTTgcaccaacacacacatgcgTACTT contains the following coding sequences:
- the triqk gene encoding triple QxxK/R motif-containing protein, encoding MGKKDASATKLPVDQYRKQIGKQDYKKTKSVLKATRLKAEAKKNSSGFRDAFLVIAAILFFVLCVYAFFYLNLSTEINLDVDVD